TTCTTACCGAAAATCCAAACGGTGCCTGGTTGGCCATGGTCGGGTTCAGGGCCCGTCGAATAATTTTCCGGTTTTAGGTTATATATTTCGTTTTCCGCGTAAAACTTATTTATTTCCAAAGCTTGTCTCGTTAAATCGTATTCGTAACGGTTGACGAAGAATATTCCCCGGTGTTGTACCGCGGTTTCTTTAAATTCTTTAAGAAAACTTGCTACTTCTTCCCTCGTAGCTTGCGCCAAAGCTGGCTCCCTGTAACCTTCGTATAGGCGATGCCCTATCTCCTTTATTTAATATTATATATCATATGATATAAAAAGTCAACCCTTTTTTTATATGATAAGAAAAGCCGCCCCTCGGGGCGGCGTTCTTCTCTTCCATAAGTAGCGGCGGCCTTAAAGGCCGCCGCTCCGGTATATTATTTCTCCGCCGCGGCCTCCCCTGCCGCAGCGTA
This genomic stretch from bacterium harbors:
- a CDS encoding toxin gives rise to the protein MAQATREEVASFLKEFKETAVQHRGIFFVNRYEYDLTRQALEINKFYAENEIYNLKPENYSTGPEPDHGQPGTVWIFGKNIYGKEVYIKLKVSAADIGRIAKCLSFHIAERPIKYPYAE